From a single Lolium rigidum isolate FL_2022 chromosome 7, APGP_CSIRO_Lrig_0.1, whole genome shotgun sequence genomic region:
- the LOC124673698 gene encoding uncharacterized protein LOC124673698 — protein MEVAMSAVTGELVSRFISFLMKKYHSSSHAQSDEKKMVERLQSLLIRVSTIIEEADGQYITNTGMIMQLKMISEAMYRGYHVLDTLRYKTIQHIGFNEVSNDSPSSLHLAIPLKRSRKTTNKHDKKAAHLGALESLEIVVDNMVEFVVLLGGCERMSRRPYDIYLYTDNFMFSRHAEKQRLLSFLLQQNNPLGDCAPAVLPIIGGTAVGKKTLVAHACGDERVRSRFPSVLHLNGDNFMRIDQGRTMFGMMLIIIEFSSDIGDDDWKKFRSFSMRMSRGSKIVIVGRLTRLARFGSVKPIFLSALTYDELRYLFKTLAFGSTDPEQHPRLLHIVDEFTEALHSTQGSLVSANTFADVLRNNLNVQFWRCMLDMRIKMVNRNLYKYGVEPTLLIDQGHSVDITDYVLHPLSVTRYKIDVSINKEMPIVKFGELVADPSIRPKQDFILVSWESRMPPHNSFSYFVTSQAQDRHDSSALPGRKRRGVLI, from the coding sequence ATGGAGGTTGCCATGTCTGCAGTTACAGGTGAACTTGTGAGCCGGTTCATCTCCTTCCTGATGAAAAAGTACCACTCCTCCAGCCATGCGCAATCAGATGAGAAGAAGATGGTGGAGAGGTTGCAGAGCCTCCTGATAAGAGTCAGCACCATCATTGAGGAGGCAGACGGGCAATACATAACCAACACTGGGATGATCATGCAGCTCAAGATGATCTCAGAGGCCATGTACAGAGGATACCACGTGCTGGACACCTTGAGGTACAAAACCATCCAACATATTGGCTTCAACGAGGTTAGCAACGACTCCCCTAGCAGCTTGCATTTAGCCATACCCCTCAAGCGCTCTCGGAAAACAACTAACAAGCATGACAAGAAGGCGGCGCACCTCGGTGCCTTGGAAAGCTTAGAAATTGTTGTGGATAACATGGTAGAATTTGTTGTGCTTCTGGGTGGATGCGAGCGCATGTCTCGTAGGCCTTACGACATATATCTCTACACCGACAACTTCATGTTCAGCCGGCAcgctgagaagcaaaggctcttgaGCTTCTTGTTGCAGCAAAACAACCCTCTTGGTGATTGTGCACCGGCTGTCCTTCCAATAATAGGTGGCACTGCAGTTGGGAAGAAGACTTTGGTTGCTCATGCGTGTGGCGACGAAAGGGTTCGCTCACGCTTCCCCTCTGTTTTGCACTTGAATGGAGACAACTTTATGAGGATTGACCAGGGAAGGACCATGTTTGGGATGATGTTGATAATTATTGAGTTTTCTTCTGATATAGGTGATGATGACTGGAAAAAGTTTCGCTCATTTTCCATGAGGATGAGCAGAGGAAGCAAGATCGTAATCGTAGGTAGACTTACAAGGTTAGCCCGATTTGGGTCGGTGAAACCAATTTTCTTAAGTGCTCTGACTTACGACGAGCTGAGGTACCTTTTCAAGACATTGGCATTCGGAAGCACAGACCCGGAGCAACATCCACGGCTACTACATATAGTTGATGAATTTACGGAGGCGTTGCACAGTACACAAGGTTCACTAGTCTCAGCAAATACGTTCGCGGACGTGTTGAGAAACAACCTCAATGTTCAGTTTTGGCGTTGCATGTTGGACATGAGAATAAAAATGGTTAACAGAAACCTCTACAAATATGGTGTGGAGCCAACCCTTCTTATAGATCAAGGCCATTCAGTGGATATAACGGACTATGTTTTGCATCCACTAAGCGTGACACGCTATAAAATTGATGTTTCAATCAACAAGGAAATGCCAATTGTGAAATTTGGGGAACTTGTAGCAGATCCTAGCATTAGACCAAAACAAGACTTCATTCTAGTTTCATGGGAATCAAGGATGCCTCCCCACAATTCATTTTCTTATTTTGTTACAAGTCAAGCTCAGGATAGGCATGACAGCAGTGCCTTGCCAGGGAGGAAGCGGCGAGGAGTGTTAATCTAA